In Calliopsis andreniformis isolate RMS-2024a chromosome 6, iyCalAndr_principal, whole genome shotgun sequence, a single genomic region encodes these proteins:
- the LOC143180223 gene encoding uncharacterized protein LOC143180223 translates to MYGCKLYLLNSDSTVKEIRMFEVNDLYLPHMTFTQLREKVLFYFPELTNQDFTISWKDDEGDTIRIATDAEFDIAFRTMSKNYKLYIKMQSQKQELPTPKGQKVYHPNIICDSCDGDILGFRYKCIQCEDYDLCSNCETLGLHSEHCMIRMPQPLQWSSFHGKRLLHHMKKFFRKSGIDLAKEAIPDECQKRGRRCHEQSKKNINCFTLTETLGSSLFNIPSKTIVNPMSSNEASRCTDESKEKDNKDAKSNCEGPKTTVKNVEELLNKFGIEIDLSFIPDILDQINKPAQEKATEESVSKDENTTKNVPEEEKKSRKPDDKPSMSDSKSVIYQNTPVEKTSPTDEWTIVDRNEATDISQASSVSSSLNEIPEKQVSSHVSVEPSAPNEIPPESTLYPQLPKEEEIYHTNPKIHNAVLAMVEMGFSNKDKLLTYLLEAEYGDIGKVLDLLQHRHQ, encoded by the exons ATGTATGGATGTAAACTCTACTTACTAAACAGTGATTCAACTGTAAAAGAAATCCGAATGTTTGAAGTTAATGATTTATATTTACCACACATGACTTTTACTCAACTTCGTGAAAAAGTGTTATTTTACTTCCCTGAACTTACTAATCAGGACTTCACTATTTCGTGGAAAG ATGATGAGGGCGATACTATCCGAATAGCAACAGATGCAGAGTTTGACATTGCTTTTCGAACCATGAGTAAAAATTATAAACTATATATAAAAATGCAATCACAAAAACAGGAGCTACCAACTCCTAAGGGACAGAAAGTATATCATCCAAATATTATTTGCGATAGTTGTGATGGTGACATATTAGGATTTCGATACAAATGTATTCAATGTGAAGATTATGATTTATGTTCAAATTGTGAAACATTAGGCTTACATTCAGAGCATTGCATGATCCGTATGCCACAGCCGTTGCAATGGTCCTCCTTTCATGGTAAACGCCTACTTCATCACATGAAGAAGTTTTTTAGAAAGAGTGGTATAGATTTGGCTAAAGAAGCTATTCCAGATGAATGTCAGAAGAGAGGAAGAAGGTGCCACGAACAGTCCAAAAAGAATATTAATTGCTTCACATTAACAGAAACTCTTGGATCAAGCTTATTTAATATTCCTAGTAAGACAATAGTAAACCCAATGTCATCTAATGAAGCCAGTAGATGTACAGATGAATCTAAAGAAAAGGATAACAAAGATGCTAAAAGTAATTGTGAAGGTCCTAAAACCACTGTAAAAAATGTAGAAGAATTGCTAAACAAATTTGGCATAGAAATAGACCTTTCCTTTATTCCTGATATCTTAGATCAGATTAATAAGCCTGCGCAAGAGAAGGCAACTGAAGAAAGCGTATCAAAAGATGAAAATACTACTAAAAACGTCCCAGAGGAAGAGAAAAAATCAAGGAAACCAGATGATAAACCATCTATGTCTGATTCTAAATCGGTTATATATCAGAATACACCTGTTGAAAAAACTTCACCAACAGATGAGTGGACAATAGTAGACAGAAACGAAGCTACTGATATTAGTCAAGCATCCTCAGTATCATCCAGCTTGAATGAAATTCCTGAAAAGCAG GTTTCTTCACATGTATCAGTGGAGCCATCAGCGCCAAACGAAATTCCTCCGGAATCAACACTTTATCCCCAATTGCCAAAAGAAGAAGAGATATATCATACAAATCCGAAAATACATAACGCCGTCTTGGCTATGGTAGAGATGGGATTTTCAAATAAAGACAAATTATTAACTTATTTATTAGAAGCAGAATATGGTGACATTGGCAAAGTTTTAGACTTACTTCAGCATAGACATCAATAA
- the LOC143180110 gene encoding glutamate receptor 4, producing MVVTIDNMHQLAKYYNNIVCPLIVVLISGEPMFYEFSKTSKTFNMSFATWLVIFIPTSMNAMHNYCYRPPGNPFHLRFDSKMLVLCGTDPIVREWYSVDGKTTEIFELAKWYTDRNLPNVSTKIDMLTNLSLYDRRADLKGIVLRGVIVKDSMLAKLDGNKVNGYFGKVIDHLQKSLNFTIDIVTKVDNHGSYNATAKVWNGAMKLVATGEVDIGVSEFSMTNLRFDYVDFTVPLLTTRFIINLKKSHFFGVKWYAYYKTFSFTIWLSVAATIIIAYFVLSLIRSYVESQSIKEVLYDEFIRVWGILCQQGLAVFPPNLSLRLAYFSISIYALLLYAAYSAMLICFLTAQYRGAPFQSIEEFIKDGTFSIIVGKDSADYDMFTDEKERGYSEMQLCMHVEQLSGVRLKLGDLSYSKDPLSVGLMKLMKPFDSLPVTIEDAYIALCNDEKVALYTNNDSEMKRRSKFIHVPCKVFNINVGRVDTLSMILTKDNQYTDVVNHHLRKLLDSGLLNRYKIEVGSHEKSKIEPVDFGSVASVLMILFCGVSTAFIILIAEIYYFKYKSTKDIDRS from the exons ATGGTTGTCACGATTGACAACATGCATCAGCTTGCAAAATATTACAATAATATTGTTTGCCCTCTGATCGTAGTCCTAATAAGCGGAGAGCCAATGTTTTATGAATTCTCGAAGACGAGCAAGACCTTCAATATGTCTTTTGCCACATGGCTCGTAATATTTATACCAACTTCAATGAACGCTATGCACAATTACTGCTATCGTCCACCAGGTAATCCATTTCATCTGAGGTTCGACAGTAAAATGTTAGTGCTATGCGGGACGGATCCCATTGTTCGTGAATGGTACTCAGTGGATGGGAAGACCACAGAGATCTTTGAATTGGCTAAATGGTACACTGACAGAAATTTACCAAATGTATCGACGAAAATCGATATGCTCACGAATTTGAGTCTGTACGATAGGAGGGCAGATTTGAAGGGCATTGTTCTTCGAGGCGTCATCGTGAAG GATTCGATGCTGGCCAAGCTTGATGGCAACAAAGTGAACGGATATTTTGGCAAGGTTATTGACCACCTTCAGAAATCTTTGAACTTTACCATCGACATCGTGACTAAAGTGGACAACCACGGAAGCTACAATGCGACGGCGAAAGTTTGGAACGGTGCGATGAAGTTAGTGGCTACGGGAGAGGTCGATATCGGAGTGTCAGAATTTAGCATGACTaacttgagatttgactatgttGATTTCACTGTCCCTTTGCTCACCACCAGATTTATCATAAATTTGAAGAAATCGCATTTTTTTGGTGTGAAATGGTACGCTTACTACAAG ACGTTCAGTTTCACAATTTGGCTCAGTGTagcagcaacaatcataattgcttaTTTTGTTTTGAGCTTGATAAGAAGCTATGTAGAATCGCAATCTATAAAGGAAGTACTATACGACGAGTTTATTCGGGTTTGGGGTATACTATGTCAACAGGGCCTAGCAG TATTTCCACCAAATTTGTCGCTTCGACTGGCATACTTCAGCATTTCCATTTACGCTCTGTTGTTATACGCCGCTTACTCTGCGATGTTGATATGTTTCTTGACGGCTCAGTATCGAGGTGCACCTTTTCAAAGTATAGAAGAATTCATAAAAGACGGCACGTTTTCCATAATCGTTGGAAAAGATTCCGCGGATTACGACATGTTCACT GACGAAAAGGAGCGAGGTTACAGTGAGATGCAGTTATGTATGCATGTAGAGCAGCTTTCTGGTGTTCGTTTGAAACTTGGAGATCT ATCA TATTCCAAAGATCCATTATCGGTAGGTTTGATGAAGTTGATGAAACCATTTGACAGTCTGCCCGTCACTATAGAAGATGCATACATCGCT CTATGTAATGATGAAAAAGTAGCATTATATACAAATAACGATTCCGAAATGAAGAGAAGATCGAAGTTCATACACGTACCATGCAAAGTCTTTAACATTAACGTGGGCCGCGTGGACACTTTGAGTATGATTCTAACTAAGGATAATCAATACACCGATGTCGTGAATCATCA TCTGAGGAAATTATTGGACTCCGGTTTGCTGAATCGTTACAAGATAGAAGTTGGTTCCCATGAAAAATCCAAAATTGAGCCTGTCGACTTCGGTAGCGTTGCGTCTGTATTGATGATCTTATTTTGCGGTGTGTCGACAGCGTTTATAATACTGATTGCAGAGATATATTACTTTAAGTATAAAAGTACCAAAGATATCGATCGATCGTGA